A single Nisaea sp. DNA region contains:
- a CDS encoding DUF6538 domain-containing protein: protein MPQADGRAASEVQQSRENGYSRKVSDRLQRRGNGWRFRAVVPRDLRRRMGKREVVRSLGRCSQQTARRLARLLSAAWERFLREVREHQSLTAAEIQELARRWLAEAIEEEDRVLASFRPNDPSDRQRAVARSKKQLDGARTLAFEVHDIGLVAEDAIEMLQKVGVTDPSKDTINQLCDLLLRANVELVTRTVARLKGDVWKGVADPVFESGPQPATTSMTGDLAKVPANALPQARTVGELATEYIQREVASTTGTKNVQKATAHLRSFTEIIGPRRPISSLERSDLSDFRHVLESLPTNVTKLFPDRALRDVAEMNHKRPTLSPTSVNQSLIRVGAFLTWCRDHGYTDKDLSTSRLKMKKPTRSKKARTPFTVDELEALFSGPRYSGCKSRSRRNAQGDLIIRDGTYFLPLLGLLTGARLGELLGLTPKDIDGDPGQRVILIRPNGLRGLKNEESDRLVPLHSVLEELGFDIFLRAQKVMNRSIFGAMAKRRGGNITDNESRRFSTHLSAIGIKRPKLSFHSFRHLFEDLGKASGVPEDLRRALLGQAQKGMGNVYGGVDGGFTVEQRRRAIESLVLPLDLKQLVNLAQRPGKRLIQS, encoded by the coding sequence TTGCCGCAAGCTGACGGTAGGGCGGCTTCTGAGGTACAGCAGAGTCGTGAAAACGGGTACAGCAGAAAGGTCAGCGACCGCCTTCAGAGGCGAGGCAACGGCTGGCGTTTTAGGGCTGTTGTGCCTAGGGACCTCCGCAGACGCATGGGTAAGCGTGAGGTAGTCAGATCTCTGGGGAGGTGCAGTCAGCAGACTGCCCGCCGATTGGCAAGGCTGCTATCAGCAGCATGGGAGAGATTCTTGCGTGAAGTCCGGGAGCATCAGTCTCTGACTGCAGCTGAGATCCAAGAGCTCGCACGTCGATGGCTGGCTGAGGCGATAGAAGAAGAGGATCGCGTCTTGGCTTCTTTCCGCCCTAACGACCCAAGTGACAGACAGCGGGCTGTCGCAAGATCCAAGAAGCAGTTAGACGGCGCCCGGACCTTGGCGTTCGAAGTGCATGATATCGGTTTGGTGGCCGAAGACGCGATTGAAATGTTGCAGAAAGTCGGCGTAACAGACCCGTCCAAAGACACGATCAATCAGCTTTGTGATTTGTTGCTTCGAGCGAATGTCGAGTTGGTTACTCGCACGGTTGCAAGGCTCAAAGGCGATGTTTGGAAAGGAGTTGCGGACCCTGTCTTTGAAAGTGGGCCACAACCGGCAACAACTTCGATGACAGGCGACTTGGCAAAAGTTCCCGCCAATGCTCTGCCACAGGCAAGAACAGTTGGAGAACTCGCGACGGAGTACATCCAACGTGAGGTCGCTTCGACCACCGGGACCAAGAACGTACAAAAGGCGACGGCGCATCTGCGGTCTTTTACCGAGATCATCGGACCACGACGGCCGATATCTTCGCTTGAGAGAAGTGACCTTTCTGATTTTCGTCACGTTCTTGAAAGCTTACCGACCAACGTCACTAAGCTGTTTCCTGACCGTGCGCTCCGTGACGTTGCAGAGATGAATCATAAGAGACCGACTCTGTCGCCGACTTCAGTAAATCAATCTCTTATTCGCGTTGGTGCGTTTCTGACTTGGTGTCGAGATCACGGCTACACAGACAAGGATCTCTCTACATCACGGCTTAAAATGAAGAAGCCAACACGCTCCAAAAAAGCACGCACACCATTCACTGTTGATGAGTTAGAAGCGCTTTTCTCTGGGCCGCGATACTCTGGATGTAAGTCACGGTCGAGGCGTAACGCGCAAGGCGATCTTATTATTCGCGATGGGACGTATTTCCTGCCGCTGCTCGGCTTGCTTACTGGCGCACGCCTAGGTGAGCTGCTTGGCCTTACGCCAAAAGATATAGATGGCGATCCTGGACAGCGTGTAATCTTGATTCGTCCGAACGGTCTCCGTGGTCTTAAAAATGAAGAGTCGGATAGACTGGTTCCACTTCACTCGGTCCTCGAAGAACTTGGGTTCGACATATTCTTGCGTGCACAGAAGGTAATGAACCGTTCGATCTTTGGCGCTATGGCAAAGAGGCGAGGCGGGAACATCACCGACAACGAGAGCCGAAGGTTCTCTACGCACTTGAGCGCCATCGGTATCAAGCGTCCAAAGTTGTCTTTCCACAGCTTTCGTCACCTATTCGAAGATCTGGGAAAGGCGTCGGGCGTGCCGGAAGACTTGCGGCGAGCGCTCTTGGGACAGGCTCAGAAAGGAATGGGTAACGTTTATGGCGGCGTAGATGGGGGCTTCACCGTCGAGCAGCGCCGGAGGGCCATCGAGAGCTTGGTTCTGCCGTTGGACCTGAAGCAGCTAGTCAATCTTGCCCAACGGCCGGGCAAGAGGCTTATCCAGTCCTAG